One region of Scylla paramamosain isolate STU-SP2022 unplaced genomic scaffold, ASM3559412v1 Contig75, whole genome shotgun sequence genomic DNA includes:
- the LOC135098698 gene encoding uncharacterized protein LOC135098698 isoform X2: MAAAPTVHVHRIKLICLMENAGKDVLTFVLKRGALNAPATPPGQSLTDYLDNLPQGSTANYGRMNNKQKKAALSNTDRRQAQRFPLWDNFDVSLLHKTIKLTCQGVARDGDPEWRNQNTLEGLVTKIKDERNELFHEVKDFSEAEYQHKVNELEHLFIRVLAAAKAKYCIPDAEVTPVQDNARQVTDTFRNMGLEEAILRYKLSNMCQLFISMSQTHLKAFYDRVQTFDPLSFLTNSPKHLHHIQDIFCKMSLVEGRGHLQQRRDIDTCDVLTVTRRAGQNPQPSTSSSATPPTHDAKPQLILIRGVAGSGKTTLLTFLVSEWLQEPCACTIKHLDEYDIVVRVLCRDDEGPSLQNFLKVILPNHFAVMDEHLIPLLQQCKVLFLIDGLDELSPGTPSHSLVKDIINISKYSPDFTLVCTSRPETVQDFLAKVPDGYEVWDMEMRSVSHEQRIHFVMKHYNSFPDKGVKDPERLEYLMKHIGWKDYLGLPLNLHFIAWLFYFNVDNIKITTTQTSLYVTIRDWCIQKLQARLTGHPQDIKTREVLISMVLQDIYDTSLQALLQDRLTLSKQEEQKLICCCFGKGLPSKEVIPAFFSLQDTSDRLGHHQKYAAPHKSLQEFYGASAIVHKLVEDSHSANIRRMLHDPPPEQLRNLRNLLLHVAGLLCHPNTPLCAAAIQEVVDLLAETGVERCDDWLSMLEDTEVNRTALDCVVRHITSDKREMVIITDSTITSARALLPLIPSKVVRIQLSRKESDVQGLIFEHHKYIDLSLHHQYRHPDQATLCDSLLRAMPSMGTRTVHSILDEGAPVSYIRQVKPFLI, encoded by the exons ATGGCCGCCGCTCCAACAGTACATGTCCATCGCATTAAGCTTATCTGTCTCATGGAGAACGCAGGCAAGGACGTCTTGACCTTTGTGTTGAAGCGCGGCGCGCTGAAcgcccccgccacgccgccgGGCCAGTCCCTCACTGACTACCTTGATAACCTCCCTCAAGGCTCGACAGCCAACTATGGcaggatgaataacaaacaaaagaaagcagcaCTGAGCAACACCGACCGCCGCCAAGCACAACGCTTCCCTCTATGGGACAACTTTGATGTAAGTTTATTGCACAAAACAATAAAGCTGACGTGCCAAGGCGTGGCGAGAGATGGCGATCCCGAATGGCGGAACCAGAACACCCTGGAAGGATTGGTAACGAAAATCAAGGATGAGCGGAATGAACTCTTTCATGAAGTGAAAGATTTCAGCGAGGCAGAGTACCAGCACAAAGTCAACGAGTTAGAACACCTCTTTATCCGAGTCCTCGCCGCAGCCAAGGCCAAATACTGCATTCCTGACGCAGAGGTGACACCCGTGCAGGACAACGCCCGGCAGGTCACTGATACCTTCAGAAATATGGGATTAGAGGAAGCAATTTTAAGATATAAATTAAGTAACATGTGTCAATTATTCATAAGCATGAGTCAGACCCACCTCAAAGCATTCTATGATCGCGTGCAAACCTTTgatcctctgtccttccttaccAACTCACCAAAACACCTACATCACATCCAGGACATTTTCTGCAAGATGTCCctcgtggaaggaagaggacaccTCCAACAGAGGCGAGACATCGACACTTGCGACGTGCTGACGGTGACGCGCCGCGCGGGACAGAATCCACAGCCGTCCACATCCTCATCGgccacgccgcccacgcacgaCGCCAAGCCACAGCTCATCCTGATCAGGGGCGTGGCAGGAAGCGGCAAAACGACCCTGCTCACCTTCCTTGTCTCAGAGTGGCTTCAAGAGCCCTGCGCCTGCACCATCAAACACCTGGACGAGTACGACATCGTGGTGCGTGTCTTGTGCCGCGATGATGAAGGCCCATCTCTCCAGAACTTCCTCAAAGTGATCCTCCCAAACCACTTTGCTGTGATGGACGAacacctcatccccctcctacAACAATGCAAGGTTCTCTTCCTGATTGACGGCCTGGACGAACTGTCGCCAGGCACTCCATCACACAGCCTTGTGAAGGACATCATCAACATATCGAAATACTCGCCAGACTTCACACTCGTCTGCACATCGCGGCCCGAAACAGTGCAAGACTTCTTGGCCAAAGTACCTGATGGTTATGAGGTGTGGGACATGGAGATGAGAAGTGTTAGCCATGAACAAAGAATTCATTTTGTCATGAAGCATTACAACAGCTTCCCAGACAAGGGGGTCAAAGACCCTGAGAGGCTTGAGTACCTCATGAAACACATTGGCTGGAAGGATTACCTCGGCCTGCCCTTGAACCTGCATTTTATTGCATGgttgttttatttcaatgtagaCAACATcaagatcaccaccacccagaCCAGCCTGTACGTCACCATACGAGACTGGTGCATACAAAAACTGCAGGCCAGACTCACAGGTCATCCACAAGACATAAAGACCCGCGAGGTGCTCATTTCTATGGTTCTACAAGATATATACGACACATCATTGCAAGCTCTTCTTCAAGACCGACTCACTCTGTCAaaacaggaagagcagaagCTGATCTGTTGCTGCTTTGGAAAAGGATTACCCAGCAAGGAAGTCATCCCAGCGTTTTTCAGTCTTCAAGACACCAGTGACAGGCTGGGGCATCATCAGAAGTATGCAGCCCCACACAAGAGCCTACAGGAATTCTACGGTGCATCAGCAATCGTCCACAAGCTGGTGGAGGACTCACACTCAGCAAACATACGACGCATGCTTCACGACCCGCCGCCAGAACAGCTCCGGAACTTGAGGAACCTGCTGCTGCACGTGGCAGGTCTCCTCTGCCACCCTAACACACCACTTTGTGCTGCAGCCATACAA gaggtggTGGACTTGCTGGCGGAGACTGGTGTGGAAAGGTGTGATGATTGGCTGTCCATGCTGGAGGACACTGAGGTGAACAGGACTGCCTTGGATTGTGTTGTCAGACACATTACAAGTGATAAGAGGgagatggtaataataacagacagcaccatcaccagtgCCAgggccctcctccccctcatcccctccaagGTGGTACGGATACAGCTAAGCAGGAAGGAATCAGACGTGCAGGGGCTCATCTTTGAACACCACAAATACATTGATCTGTCCCTGCACCACCAATACAGGCATCCAGACCAAGCCACTCTCTGTGACTCCTTGCTGCGTGCCATGCCCAG tatggggaccagaactgtacacagtattctagatgagggcgcaccagtgagttatataaggcaagtaaaaccttttctgatttaa